The genomic segment AGATCCAGGAACTTAACCTAAAAGCAACGCTTGAGGAACGTTTTCAATCCTTCCAATTCCACCATATCCCTAAAATTGCTTTGGCAGGATGTCCCAATGGATGTTCGCGACCTCAAATAAAAGATATCGGAGTAACAGGCTTCATGACTCCTCAACTTTCTGGAAATGATTGTTCAGAATGCCAAACTTGCATCTCTGTTTGTCAGGAAAATGCGATTTCGTGGTCTGAGGATGGGATTGCTATTGACACTCAAGAGTGTATATCTTGTGGCGAATGTATTCGTAGTTGCCCGACTGAAAGAATCAGTGCTAAAGAATCAGGATGGTTACTTAGTTTAGGAGGCCGCTTAGGCCGGCATCCTCAATTTGCTAAAAACGTAGGGCAGGTCAGAACAGGGCAAGAGGCTAAGAAGTGGATTTTGAGTATACTCCAAGATTATTGTAATCAGGGGTTAACCGAAGAAAGGCTGAGTCATTATCTCGAGCGTAATAAATGGGTTTATGAACCCAGTCGTTCATGAACCCATTCCCTTAATTTTTCCTTATTTAATATCTTGATTTTCTTTCGTTCGACTTCGATGATCTCTAATTCTTTAAGTTCGCCTAAGATTCGGCTTACAGATTCGCGAGCTAAGCTGCACATGCCAGCTAATTCAGTTGTCGAGAGTGGAATTGTGATCAAAATGCCATCTCCCACAGGCTGACCATGGGCATGAGACAAGGCAAATAATTTTGCGCCAAGACGTGATCGCGCATCGCCAAGGGCCACGTTTTTAATCTGGCGATAAGCACGTCTTAAATCTAAAGCCATACTTTGATAAAAAGGCATCAGGGCTTGAGGGTTTTCATTAAGGTAACGTAATAAGATCGTTCGATCAAGGACCAGTACTTCAGAATTTTCTACAGCTAAAGCGGCATACGGATAAGTCTTCCCATCAAGAGCGACTTCGGGAAAGAAATTTGGAGCCTGAATAACTCTAAAGATTTTCTCTGTAAATTCACTCATTAATAATAATTCAACTCTGCCCTTCAATAGAAGAAAGAAGGTGTTCGCTTCTTCCCCAGAAAAAAACAGATACTGTTTAGATGAATAATGCCGAACACGACTATGCAATTGACAGAGTTCCCAGAAGGTTAAAGGAAGTTGATCCCAGGGAGAACTTTGAGAAAATCGTTCTAAATCATCCTTATTTTTCATCATGGAGATCTTTTTTACTCCTTTAAGATTAGATTTGTTTATTCTATTATTATCATACCATTCTAGCATCAATAAGCCTAAAATTTTATAAAAATTATGCTATAATAATTGTACCGAGCCTAGAGACCTACAGAGTTTCCATGGTCCTAGGCCGTTTCAGGATTCCTGAAACCGGGGTATATCTAGAAATGGATAGGCCTTCCAAATGAAAAGGAGGATTTAGAGCATGGAGAAAATCCGTGTTGAGGATGCAGTTGGAGCTGTACTCATGCATGATATGACACAAATTATTCCTGGACAAAGTAAAGGTCCCCGATTTCGCAAGGGGCATATTGTGAAGGAAGAAGACATTCCTGTACTTCTAAGTATGGGTAAAGAGCATATTTATGTTTGGAATCAGGCTAAAGGGCTTATCCATGAAGATGAAGCAGCTGAGCGTTTAGCAAAAGCGGTAGCAGGTCCTGGACTTACCTTTAGTGAAACCAAGGAAGGAAAAGTCAATCTTCTTGCTGAATATGATGGCTTACTTTATGCTTCAGAAGAGGGTATTTTAGCCCTTAATTCGATCGAAAATGTTGTTCTGGCAACACTTCATAATCATCGTCCTGTGAAAAAGGGCGAAAAAATTGCGGGTACACGGGTTGTGCCGCTCATGGTTGAAGGTGAAGTTGTTTTGGAAGCTGAACGTATAGCCCATGAGTTTTCAGAACCGATTCTCCAAATCCGCGCTTTGCGGTCTCATAAGATAGGGATCGTGACGACCGGAAGTGAAGTCTATCATGGACGGATTGAGGATAAGTTTGGTCCGGTTCTGCGTAAGAAAGCGGAGAAGTTGGGTTCTGTTATTATCGAGCAAAGCTTTGCTGATGACGATGTGTCCATGATCCAAGCTAAGATCCGGGAGCTCATTGGTCAGGGGGCAGAAATGATTTTTGTAACGGGTGGTATGTCTGTTGATCCTGATGACCTTACTCCGACAGCTATTCGGAGTATGGGGGCTGACTTGGTTACCTATGGCGCTCCAGTATTACCTGGAGCGATGTTCCTACTCTCGTATCTAGATGGGATTCCAGTTATGGGGTTACCGGGTTGCGTGATGTATTCACGGACGACAGTTTTTGATTTAGTCGTAACTCGGCTTCTAGCAGGTGAAAAATTAACTCGACAAGATATTGTTAAATATGGGCATGGTGGATTATGTTTAGAATGTCCAGAATGCACCTATCCTCATTGCCCCTTCGGAAAATAATATGGATATGAAACAAAGAGACCTTCTGGGTCTCTTTGTTTATCTAGAAGATCCTTCTGCTTACGAGCTGAAGATCTTTAATCGTTCGGCATCTGAAAACACCAGTACAATAAGGCAAGTATTCTTTTAGAATATTATCTGATGAGTACCAATCCTTTTTATCAAGAGGATTCAGCCAATAGACCCGCTTTACTTTTTT from the Desulfitobacterium metallireducens DSM 15288 genome contains:
- a CDS encoding Crp/Fnr family transcriptional regulator; translation: MMKNKDDLERFSQSSPWDQLPLTFWELCQLHSRVRHYSSKQYLFFSGEEANTFFLLLKGRVELLLMSEFTEKIFRVIQAPNFFPEVALDGKTYPYAALAVENSEVLVLDRTILLRYLNENPQALMPFYQSMALDLRRAYRQIKNVALGDARSRLGAKLFALSHAHGQPVGDGILITIPLSTTELAGMCSLARESVSRILGELKELEIIEVERKKIKILNKEKLREWVHERLGS
- a CDS encoding molybdopterin-binding protein — its product is MEKIRVEDAVGAVLMHDMTQIIPGQSKGPRFRKGHIVKEEDIPVLLSMGKEHIYVWNQAKGLIHEDEAAERLAKAVAGPGLTFSETKEGKVNLLAEYDGLLYASEEGILALNSIENVVLATLHNHRPVKKGEKIAGTRVVPLMVEGEVVLEAERIAHEFSEPILQIRALRSHKIGIVTTGSEVYHGRIEDKFGPVLRKKAEKLGSVIIEQSFADDDVSMIQAKIRELIGQGAEMIFVTGGMSVDPDDLTPTAIRSMGADLVTYGAPVLPGAMFLLSYLDGIPVMGLPGCVMYSRTTVFDLVVTRLLAGEKLTRQDIVKYGHGGLCLECPECTYPHCPFGK
- a CDS encoding 4Fe-4S dicluster domain-containing protein is translated as MAKLPSYILDHCRDHCPKATKDWTGFYTQLEKEIQELNLKATLEERFQSFQFHHIPKIALAGCPNGCSRPQIKDIGVTGFMTPQLSGNDCSECQTCISVCQENAISWSEDGIAIDTQECISCGECIRSCPTERISAKESGWLLSLGGRLGRHPQFAKNVGQVRTGQEAKKWILSILQDYCNQGLTEERLSHYLERNKWVYEPSRS